Proteins co-encoded in one Arachis stenosperma cultivar V10309 chromosome 7, arast.V10309.gnm1.PFL2, whole genome shotgun sequence genomic window:
- the LOC130941356 gene encoding lysM domain receptor-like kinase 3 — translation MKLKKSFLLFFLLLECSCFINLESKCLKGCDLALASYLVYPRVGLGSIASFMHSNVVPNSNVIISYNKDKMPNNLPVSFTTINIPFPCDCINGEFLGHVFEYSAIEGDTYDLIASLRYSDLTTVEILQRFNNYDPNHVPVNAKVNVTVNCSCGDSHVSKDYGLFVTFPLRVGNTLLQIANQTKLDPKLLQSYNPGVNFNQTRGIVFIPGRDKNGVYVPLYPRTGLAKGVAVGISIAGTSGVLLLLICVCVRYFQKKEEEKIKLPTEDFISSSTQDASSSGEYETSGSTAASASGLPAIMAAKSMEFSYQELAKATNNFSSDNKIGQGGFGAVYFAELRGQKAAIKKMDVQASTEFLSELKVLTHVHHLNLVRLIGYCVEGSLFLVYEYIENGNLGQYLHGTEREPLAWLTRVQIALDSARGLEYIHEHTVPIYIHRDVKPANILIDKDFRGKVADFGLTKLREVGSSLSLHTRLVGTFGYMPPEYAQYGDVSPKVDVYAFGVVLYELISAKNAVLKTGETVAESSKGLVTLFEEALNKSDPSKAIRKLVDPRLGENYPIDSVLKVAELGRACTRDNPLLRPSMRSVVVALMTLLASSTSIEDCDDNDDDDDDDNSYENRTLIDQLSVR, via the exons ATGAAGCTAAAGAAAagttttcttttgttctttttgTTGTTGGAGTGTTCTTGTTTCATCAATTTGGAATCAAAGTGTTTAAAGGGTTGTGATTTAGCTTTAGCTTCATACCTTGTATACCCTAGAGTTGGGCTTGGTAGCATTGCATCCTTTATGCATTCAAAtgttgtgccaaactctaatgTTATCATTAGCTACAATAAGGACAAAATGCCCAATAATCTACCAGTATCCTTCACCACAATCAATATTCCATTCCCTTGTGATTGCATCAATGGTGAGTTCTTGGGGCATGTGTTTGAGTACTCAGCTATTGAAGGCGACACCTATGATCTCATTGCAAGCTTGAGATATTCTGATCTTACCACAGTTGAGATTTTGCAAAGGTTCAACAACTATGATCCTAATCATGTACCTGTTAATGCTAAGGTTAATGTCACAGTCAATTGTTCTTGTGGGGACAGCCATGTTTCAAAGGATTATGGTTTGTTTGTTACATTCCCTCTTAGGGTAGGTAATACTTTGCTGCAAATTGCAAATCAGACTAAACTTGATCCTAAGTTGCTCCAGAGTTATAATCCAG GTGTCAACTTCAACCAAACTAGAGGGATAGTTTTCATTCCAGGAAGAG ATAAAAATGGAGTCTATGTTCCCTTGTATCCTAG aacagGTCTAGCTAAGGGTGTTGCTGTTGGAATATCTATAGCTGGAACAAGTGGGGTTCTGCTATTATTAATTTGTGTTTGTGTTAGATATTTccagaagaaggaagaagaaaaaattaaattgccaaCAGAAGATTTTATATCAAGTTCAACCCAAGATG CATCTAGCAGTGGTGAATATGAAACTTCAGGATCCACAGCTGCTAGTGCTTCTGGCCTTCCGGCGATTATGGCGGCAAAATCAATGGAATTCTCTTATCAAGAACTAGCCAAGGCTACAAATAACTTCAGCTCTGATAACAAAATTGGTCAGGGTGGATTCGGAGCTGTCTATTTTGCAGAATTGAGAGGCCAA AAagcagcaattaagaagatggATGTTCAAGCATCAACAGAGTTTCTTTCAGAGTTGAAGGTCTTAACACATGTTCATCACTTGAATCTG GTGCGTTTGATTGGATATTGCGTCGAGGGATCTCTTTTCCTTGTGTATGAATACATTGAAAATGGAAACTTAGGCCAATATTTGCATGGTACAG AGAGAGAACCTTTGGCATGGTTAACAAGGGTGCAAATTGCTCTGGATTCAGCAAGAGGACTTGAATATATACATGAACACACTGTTCCTATTTATATCCATCGTGATGTGAAACCTGCTAACATATTAATAGATAAAGACTTTCGTGGAAAG GTTGCAGATTTTGGGCTAACTAAACTTAGGGAAGTTGGAAGCTCTTTATCACTTCATACTCGTCTTGTGGGAACATTTGGATACATGCCTCCAGA ATATGCACAATATGGAGATGTTTCTCCAAAAGTAGATGTATATGCTTTTGGAGTTGTACTTTATGAACTGATTTCAGCCAAGAATGCGGTTCTGAAGACAGGTGAAACCGTTGCTGAATCATCAAAGGGCCTTGTAACTTTG TTTGAGGAAGCACTTAATAAGAGTGATCCTTCAAAAGCCATTCGAAAGTTGGTGGATCCTAGGCTTGGTGAGAACTATCCGATTGACTCAGTTCTCAAG GTTGCGGAACTTGGGAGAGCATGCACAAGAGATAATCCACTACTACGCCCTAGTATGAGATCTGTGGTTGTGGCTCTTATGACACTACTCGCATCATCAACATCCATTGAGGATtgtgatgataatgatgatgatgatgatgatgataattcCTA